GGCAACTTTAGTGATGCAAACCAATATAATGACTGAGCACAaacaaggaaaggaaaaaaaaaatctttcagtATATCATTGAAACTAGCataatttaaaagtaattttcctGAAACTTTCAACCTTACGCAAGGTTTAAATTAACTGTTCTTGTAGCACTTGCCAAACCTAAGAAAATGTGGAGTCCAAAACAACTAGTCTCATTCTCACGTGACTAAAATGAGGTATCaaatttattgatttaaaaatgtgAATATGTCATCAAATGTTTCTCTAGCCTCTGAGGGTTTATTATAAGATTTCTAGGAGCGTAGGAGAAAAAACTAACCAGATAAACCGAATCCAAGAACTATAAATACCTGCATACATAAACAAACATAagtacatatatttaaaaaaaattgagaagatAGAAAGGATGGCATACAAAAATCAAGATGATGAAAGCCTAAAAATATCCTTGGGCTCTGAAAATAACTAATAGGGtcattctatttttcttcacgAACTACCGCCGTATTGTCACCTACCTCTCTAAACTTCAACTAGATTGAATTCAATCCCATGAACTATTATCGATTGTCACTTACCTCCCAAACTTTAACTCAGCACAACTCAGTCAACAAACTACCATTCAATTGTGGCTTTCCCCTTTGGTATTCCATTGGCTAACTCTGATGATATTGGTATCAGTATCATGTTCTAATAGACTTACTTGTGCATCGTCTTTGGTGTATTAGACTTTTAGCCAAGTGGCAAGATTAATGTATGTTTAGGCTTCTCTGCCCCTAAAACAACATATTCTCTCACTCTGTATTACTCAAATATAGACCTCTTTCTGTCTTTCTTAAACAGTGAATCTGCCAACTCTTGCTCTTATATCAGCCTAAATTTCTCTTCTATTCTATTTCCCATGTGCTTCCACTTCCGAGATTGTGCCTTATTTGCCCTTCTTTTCCGTGGAAGTGTGTTTGGAGGTCTCACGTGCCGTCCAAAGCCGCTTTTTTTATATGGACAGCATCGCTTGGGAAAATTTTGACGATcgataatttgaggaagcgtGGCTTGGTTGTTATAGAGtggtgtttcatgtgtaagaaacatggtgaatcagtggatcatttacttctaCGTTGTGAGGTGGCTAAGGGATTGTGGGATGGTGTTTTTTGGAGAGCTGGGctggcttgggtaatgcctatgaAAGTAGAGAATTTACTTGCGTGTTGGAATGGGCTTCATAGTTGTACTCAAGTGGCTGCTGCATGGAAGATAGTTCTtttgtgtcttatgtggtgtatttggtgcGAAAGGAACGAGCGGTGCTTTAATAAGAAGGAGCGTACTGTAGaggaaatctggaaattttttgTGTGCTCTTTTACTTCAATGGTTTTCCGCTATCTGTGCTTAATGGAGGGTCTACtaatgaatttttgtttttgttttctgattctagaatgtaattaggtgtttcttttgtatacttcctgtgtacttgggcttcgcCTAGTTCCTTCGATGAATAAGTGTCTTTCTTACttgtcaagaaaaaataaaaatctctgGGTGTAAGTGGCAACGGGTGGTAGTTCATAGGACCAAGTTTTACTGAGTCAAAGGTTAGGGGTAAGTGCAATGAGTGGTAGTTTAtggggagagaaaaaaaaaagtaattaaccGTAACTAATACCATCCTCTTAATACTCTATTGCTGTTAAAGCAGCAGATGCAAGAGTACATGGGATCACTATATAATATCCTATTAAATTAAGAGACATGAAGAAAAGAATTGGCATGATAATTTGTTTCAGAGGCTCTAGCCTTTTTctgaatatataattatgcgACCTAAGAAAAGAGTATTTATGAGAAAACATTGAAACTGCCAGAATGAAAGAATAAAAGCAGAAAagtaaagagattttttttttttttttcccacccaAATGTGGATAGAATCCAACCAGTAACCACAGGAACAGAACAGGCAGATTTAGTGAGAAAAAGAATGGATAAATGAACATAGTTGCTGATTCATAAAAATGTGTCACTATGCAGGGTACTAATGCAGTTCCTAATCAAATCTGAATCACAAAGAGTACCAGCATACTAAATTTACGCCTCTTCTAAAACATGAGAAAAAATGAATATGGCTATCTTATCATCAGGACCAGAAAATGcagaaaaatgagttaaaaaaaggTGCACGACTTGTGACAGTTATCAATACTAGCTTTCATGTGTGATGCTAAAACAATCAGTACAGGAAATAGTCAACCATCACACCATGCAACGGGATTACATGCACATAGTTATGGCTCCCATCAGCCTAGAAGGCTAGAAGACCGCATGTGTTTGGATCAACATAGAAGTGGAATTTGAATATTCTAAATGGAAAAGTGGTTGAGTCACTTGAGAGATATTTCAAATTAGCCAGCACAGGAAGTGCAAACATAATTAAACCATAAATCAAGGCTTCTCCAAATTCATAACcagattattaaaatatttgttggCACTACAAAGTACAAATAACTCGAACAATGCCTCCAGCGCTAATATGcaaattacaagaaataatCCAACATGGTGATTCTGTAAGCTTTGATGACCAACTTAAACTATATTGATGATCCAGAACGCTCCTTACATAAAAACATACGAGGTGGCATAGAACTTACCAAGCGAATTGTTGAAACCTCACTCCATCCATGTGTAACATCAGAAAGATCCTTCAATGTTGTTCCAACATAAACTAGAGCAAATGTTATTGGCTgtaagaaaagaatgaaatgggTATCATAAATAAGCAGCTTATTTTAGCAAGTATAGAGAGATCCGGTCAACCATGCCTTGACCTATAAAAGAGAACCCAAATATATACTTATTAGAAAGGAAATATGAGGATGCCCAAGttctaactcattttattgaaagatAACTACAAAAGGGGATATAATTGAAGAATAATCaaagaaatacaaatacaaatgcAGGCATAAAGGTTTTCCATTTTTGGTAGACAAGATGGTCCAGGATTAACTTGTGGAGGCCCACTCAGCTTCAAAGTCAACTTTAAGTCTTTTTGGACACTAAATTATAATGACTATATGTGCTGTCCatcaatattttaacatttCCCATCCTAATATCACTCATTATCACCTTTAGGAGCACATCTGACTTAggcttatttttatttctttctcatcTTTCTACTCATTCTGGTCCTCAGTCTCAACTAACCCTCTTATTGATTAGAGGGTATCACAATTTACAAACTTGTTAATATAGCGGCGTAACAACATGCTTCTTAGGTGGTAGCTGTCATCTTCTCAGTGTGACAACAAAATGAacaaaagaatagaaaacaaTGACATGAGAAAGATAAGTGCTAGGTTCACAAAGAGACTTCACAAAAGTAAagctcacaaactgatgtaactTGCTTTGGTACATTACATTGTAAgctatttttaatataaagtagatctaatgtattataGCAAGCCACATCTATTTTTGAGTTTACTTTTTGTGAGATATCTTTGTGAACCAAATATTTCTCGATGACAAAAAGAAGCAAATTCTATGGAGTGAGAATAGTATACATAATAAAACAAAGATAAAGTGTGAAGAGCTAGTCAAAGAGGTGATTATATGACCTTGCCAGTAACAAACGTGAGttgttgaaatgaaataattggaCCAGGAGTAATGATAGCATACTTTTTTACTTACAATTTGAAGTTTacattgaaaattataattagtGCATCTCAATGGTTTTTATTCACAACTGATtgataaaacaataaataattacaagaaGACAATACCATCATTCCCAACCAAGATGCCAACATATATTCCCCCACGTGCACAGGAGTCACTGACAGGAGGTAATTCAATACGTTGAAAGGAAGTAAAGGAACAAGCCGAAGAAGCAGAACTATCTGTTGAAAACcccaaaaggaaagaaattagTAATCATGGTAAAAGAGTTTcccatataataatttaaagtaCAAGAAGAGTAACTACACCAGTGAGTCTTGGAAGAAATTACAATCATGATATATAAAACCACAGCAGGAGTATTAGTTCAGACAGATATTTGGGaagcttgtgtgtgtgtgtgtgagtgtgcatatatacataaatacatgcatacatacatacatacatatatatatatatatatacatacagcCTCAGTTACAGGAACCATTTAAATATGGTCATGCATCAACCTTGAAACTGCAGCCCTAACTCGCCATAGAGGATCTCTAACTTTCAGACAGATACCCCATTTGCCACTCAAACTTTGGCAATAATTTGTGGTGATGCTAATGCTATTTGTAAAACTCTGCAATCTTATCTATGCGGAAGTTGAAAATGTCATAGAAGACAacaacaacataaaaaaaaaaaaaaaaagtggggcaAACTCGCAAAAATTTtctaatcaaataataaaaacaatatgtaTGTGCTTTCTCCTTAGTCACGGCTATAAATGAAGTGTTGTCAACTGCATAACACAAACATCacatctctctatctctctcttgaTTATTAGCTAAAAAGCTTGATCTAGACTAATGAACTTTCCAGTTTGGCACTTAAAATCAAACCTAGGTTCTAATGCAGCCCTCCCAGCACTTTTCTATGTGGTTAAATAAGGCCTCTAAACATAATTTTCTTCACCCATGCCAATAAGAAAACACTCAATAAAATGACCACTCCATGGTAATTTGTGcatggaattttctttttgataagttattCAAGAATTTCTCATCCTTGATGAGGCTAGAAGTGTAATAGGAGATAGACCTGGCAGTGAAGCTACTTGGACCTAATTAATAGTTTGCTGAAGACTAGGAATTATTGGAATTCTCAATTAGAAAAAGATTGTAGTTTCATCACACTCAATCTATAAATGTTTTATCAAAGAAAATcagaataaatagaaaaaatgcagACACTAGATAAATATTTGACCAAATAGAATATTACACACAGGTGTAGAAAGTGCAGAAGAACTTATGCCTTAAATCCAGATCCTTTTATTGCAATAGCAACAGACTGAAACTTTGGATAATTCCTTAGCTTCGAAGTAACATATGATCTTCCGATCTGCACAAAGTAGCAAAATAAGACAAGTAGATATCAAGAGAAAACACATATAAGGTCCAGAAGCACCTGCACAAAGCaaagttcaaacaaaataaCTTGGTCCACGTTTCAAATACATATCTAGGGATAGAGTATTTGCCTTAAGAGGAAGAAACCATGCATGTCCATGTGCAGGTACTCAACAAATAATAGAACCCTGGTGTTTAGAAGACTCACTGTTCTACCAAGAATGAATGCCGCTGTTGCACCAAGGGTGGCACCAATCGAATCAGCTGCAAATCCCACAGGCAACCCAAAGAGATAACCGCCTCCAAGCTGGAAAAGGATTGAAATGTACAAGTACTGTAACCAAATTAAAACTAGAAAGTCTTTCAGCAATTAAACCATCTAACTACCTCATGCCATAGTGAAATTCACATGAACTTCAAAAAACATCAAGTGAGCTGAAATTGGGTGTATGATTTTGAAGTTGCAGAGGTGGATTAGTGAAATATAATCGGGATTGGAAACTAATCAGCAGTAAGAAATAACCTTAAAGTTATAGTTCAGTAAAGTAGCATCGCTGATACTAGGAAGCATTTCAAATAATTACAAGTTTTCTTCTTTGCAATCAACTTTGGTGCACAACATTCCCATAAGAAAAGAGATTTGGAGAAAAGAACATTGAAAAAATCGTAATAAATCCAAAAGCATTAAAACAATAGACTAAAAGCCTACAGAAAGTACTGAAGCTGGCACCATCAAGACTGTAAGTGGAATGTATGCGATGGCCCTGCAATTTCCCAGGAAAGATAAGTCAATACTTTGGACTTGAATAAAATTCTGGGAACCAACAGCAATGCTATAATCAACATTAAAAAAGCCCTTTTCTCAGCTAAAAAGGCGTTTCCACATTTAGACAGCAATCCATACCAAAGCAAGATGTAAAATTTTGGCCATAAAGAATTACTTACAAAACAAAAGGGCCCCATGGTCCAAGATCCTGCTTCACCCATACCAAGAAATCCTTCAATATCTGAAAATGCAATTCCTTTTAGCACGAGGATGCAAATAATGTATTAAGAAtacaccaaaaaagaaaagtgttcAATCTTCACAAGATAGACAATTAGAAAAAGCGCATATCTCCATATCATCATCTGCAAACTAACATTATCACGGCGCGAAAACTCAGATTTCAACTAGACCCAGTTGAAGCTTCATCAAAAACCAAATTCCTAAACTAAAGAGAGAATTATTCccacaaaatgtaataaatcaaaaagaaaaaagaactaaatGCCCCAATTCTCTATACCGAAAAAGCAGCATTGACCCACCAACATATGTAATCAATGTCATTCCCAACACATATAGATGCACATAAATAACCTTTTCAATGGGGAGGAAAATGCAAGCGGTGGCAATGGCGGCAAGGAGTAGGAGCAAGAGCGAGATCCTAAGGGCGGAGGCACAAGTGACATTGAGCTTGAGCGCCATGAGCAACCTACGACGCCAAGTGAGCCTGAAATCCTCGTCTTTCTCGCCGTCCTCGCCGTCCCTCCCTGATCCACCATGCCCCAAGGACAATCGCGCCCTCAACCCCTCTATGTTTGCCAGATTTAACTTCCCCTCCTCCCAATTTTagccaaataataatttaaaaaagaaacgaaTACTACctaaatttagataattaattattttttccccCTTCAGCAAGAACGGCGCTGAGGTTTTGCGGAGTTCAACATTTGAATAAGATTGATCggttttgtttctttgttccGATCATCTTTCTCGGTCCTGGTTTCAGAGTTTTTACTTTCACTCTGCTTTGTAGGTTCGACGTTTCCTCGTTGAACTTGCTGCGAACTGTCGTCCTCCTTTTGTTTGGGAATAAATCTACACTCACCGAGATCCATCCCGAGGATGGGACCcgatgcatttttattttttattttttaattttttccttaggtgttaggaaaatattttttaaataatgtgtaaatttaaaacaaaattattttttacacgATTTTATAACTTGTTGGTAGCCATCTATCGAGGGTGTAGCACACGGCTCATTGTTTGGTAAAGAGAAAATCGCGTGACTTGGTTTACAACATCTTATTGATAATacgaaaaattatattctctaaTCCACATGtagagataaattttaaaattttagattttatatattgactttTACAAGTTATGTGAATAATTTCTATCACAATCAGAAAGATTTTGATGAAAGCTATAGCACAATTCATTCCAGCTTATTCTATAAGTTGCTTTAAACAGTTAAGTGGGTAATCAAGATCTTTGTTTTACAAAGTCTTCCATGTAAAGTATTTTTCTCACTCTTCTTTTCTTGATTCTTTAGTGGGTAATCATCCTTCCTATGCTTGATGAGGTATTAGTCAAGCTAAATGGATTATGAGACTAGGTTGTAGGTGTGGAGTTGGGATTGGTCAGAACATTAGAATCTTCGAGCATTGTTGGCTTCCCATTTCGATACCTTTTATTGCTCAGGTGAGTTGACATCTGATGTTGCAGTAAGGGAGCTTATTGACATGGCGACAACTCAGTGGAATAGGGAGGCACCGTCCAAAATTTCTTAGTTGAAGTAAAAGAGGTTATATTGAAGTTTCCATTAAGTTTCTATTGAAGTACAAGAGACGATATCCTAGTATATGTTTCTTGAGTTTCATCTATGCCAAAGTATTGGTACTTTCATTATCTGTTTGCTAGCTGTAAAATGTGGTTAATGtgaattttgttgatttttttacaatttcttgGAATTTATGATATAGAAGAAATTTgactattttcaaaaataaacacattgcAACTGATGATGCTGTTGTCCAGAATGATTGTAACTTGTTACAAAGCCATCATGATTAGGTACATTCACAATGACAAGAGGTAGTTAGAGGATGCATGTTGTCTTATGTGTGGCAAAAACCTCATTGTGAAAGTGGTAAGTTAAATGTAGATAGAGCTCTTTTTCCTCATTTGAATAAGTCGGGTGTGGGTGCTATTTTAGTGGATGAAGAGGGTACTGTTTTATATGTTGTATATATGCAatgtggtgaatgatttttgtGATATTGAAATGGTGGAAGCTCTTTCAATTCCAAGGGATTTCCAATTTATTTCTCATATGGGCTTTGTAAAACTTTAGCTAGATGATTGCAAACTTTGGCTAGAATAAAGGGTTTTCAAGATGTTGAGTTTCGTCATATTTCTCGCGAAGCAAATTCTATTGTAGATACTTTGActagattttgtaaaaaatatgaagGATGCTAAGATTTTGTGGCATTCAATTCCAAACTTTATCAAACAGTATATTATTCTTGAGATGTCCTTGTAATTGAACTCTTGTAATGCTTGTTTGCTTTGAATGAATTCAGttatatattcttaattattacagGAGGGCGAAGCTTTTACTGGCATGATTTTGTTGAACTCGTACTTTATTCATCTTTAGGAATTCCTTTTAAAGATATGTCGACCCATTCTAGATAACTATCGAAAAATCCTATGCAAGTCAACCAAATGTGTGGCCCTattaagagcattctcatctgaattcttaaaatttttgctagaaatgatattttctataattttattctaaattttacttatttttaaaaaacttcaTATATTTCATTCCCTAtcaattctctattttattaaaataatatttttctattctttatttattagttttttctaacttttattttcattctt
This genomic interval from Juglans microcarpa x Juglans regia isolate MS1-56 chromosome 4D, Jm3101_v1.0, whole genome shotgun sequence contains the following:
- the LOC121259432 gene encoding TVP38/TMEM64 family membrane protein slr0305-like isoform X1 translates to MALKLNVTCASALRISLLLLLLAAIATACIFLPIEKILKDFLVWVKQDLGPWGPFVLAIAYIPLTVLMVPASVLSYLYISILFQLGGGYLFGLPVGFAADSIGATLGATAAFILGRTIGRSYVTSKLRNYPKFQSVAIAIKGSGFKIVLLLRLVPLLPFNVLNYLLSVTPVHVGEYMLASWLGMMPITFALVYVGTTLKDLSDVTHGWSEVSTIRLVFIVLGFGLSVIILVCITKVAKASLNKALTENAEIEAILTPSMLPILAESPLDLQKPLIIKIDPMREDDEKQVAM
- the LOC121259432 gene encoding TVP38/TMEM64 family membrane protein slr0305-like isoform X2, translating into MALKLNVTCASALRISLLLLLLAAIATACIFLPIEKILKDFLVWVKQDLGPWGPFVLAIAYIPLTVLMVPASVLSLGGGYLFGLPVGFAADSIGATLGATAAFILGRTIGRSYVTSKLRNYPKFQSVAIAIKGSGFKIVLLLRLVPLLPFNVLNYLLSVTPVHVGEYMLASWLGMMPITFALVYVGTTLKDLSDVTHGWSEVSTIRLVFIVLGFGLSVIILVCITKVAKASLNKALTENAEIEAILTPSMLPILAESPLDLQKPLIIKIDPMREDDEKQVAM
- the LOC121259432 gene encoding TVP38/TMEM64 family membrane protein slr0305-like isoform X3: MALKLNVTCASALRISLLLLLLAAIATACIFLPIEKILKDFLVWVKQDLGPWGPFVLAIAYIPLTVLMVPASVLSYLYISILFQLGGGYLFGLPVGFAADSIGATLGATAAFILGRTIGRSYVTSKLRNYPKFQSVAIAIKGSGFKIVLLLRLVPLLPFNVLNYLLSVTPVHVGEYMLASWLGMMPITFALVYVGTTLKDLSDVTHGWSEVSTIRLVFIVLGFGLSGLASATRTVNLNLA